A part of Entelurus aequoreus isolate RoL-2023_Sb linkage group LG10, RoL_Eaeq_v1.1, whole genome shotgun sequence genomic DNA contains:
- the sertad3 gene encoding SERTA domain-containing protein 3 — MIMKANKRKHQPEAAEDVPDGSSLAWEKQRQFVFSVSMHKYQRDQEMAEPSLRRSVLISNTLRQVEACQVPSVSPAVSPPPVHEPKEQSDVTATQNDLLAPPKCPRMTSIGGKSELSATSLPSSADEDDWTSLVVEPDFSISPAVSTILTGLDSALEVSAQACPRAALRSLENLPASPDAGVLWLKQARGHGRCWEEQQELMQWEAGMEVGGSSYLKDVTAEDMFQDIDTSQLERDMGILGLRASGAACLPAEDLQCLTPLSLATHSPSLPLSHSNKGLPSFSSFSSAHSREGLELEHLMTMLVEY; from the coding sequence ATGATTATGAAGGCGAACAAGCGTAAACACCAGCCAGAGGCTGCAGAGGATGTTCCAGACGGGAGCAGCTTGGCGTGGGAGAAACAGCGGCAGTTTGTCTTCAGCGTCTCCATGCACAAGTACCAGCGGGACCAGGAGATGGCAGAACCCAGCCTGAGGAGGTCCGTCTTAATCAGCAACACGCTGCGGCAGGTGGAAGCATGCCAGGTGCCCTCTGTGAGCCCGGCCGTGTCGCCACCTCCGGTTCATGAGCCAAAGGAGCAGTCTGACGTCACCGCCACGCAGAACGACCTCCTCGCGCCTCCCAAGTGTCCGCGGATGACGTCTATCGGTGGCAAAAGTGAGTTGAGTGCGACGTCCCTCCCTTCGTCGGCGGACGAGGACGACTGGACCTCGTTGGTCGTGGAGCCGGATTTTTCCATTTCGCCCGCCGTGTCGACAATCCTCACCGGCCTGGACTCGGCCCTTGAGGTGAGCGCGCAGGCATGTCCGCGGGCGGCTCTCAGATCCTTGGAAAACCTTCCGGCCTCGCCGGACGCAGGGGTCCTCTGGCTGAAGCAAGCCAGAGGGCACGGGAGGTGCTGGGAGGAGCAGCAGGAGTTGATGCAGTGGGAGGCCGGCATGGAGGTGGGCGGCTCCAGCTACCTCAAGGATGTGACGGCGGAGGACATGTTCCAGGACATAGACACGTCCCAGCTGGAGCGGGACATGGGAATACTTGGCCTGAGGGCGAGTGGAGCCGCTTGCCTTCCTGCGGAGGATCTTCAGTGCCTGACTCCTCTCTCTCTCGCCACGCATTCTCCGTCCCTCCCTCTCAGCCACAGCAATAAAGGCCTGCCGTCCTTCTCCTCCTTCAGCTCCGCTCACTCCAGGGAAGGACTGGAGCTGGAGCATCTGATGACCATGCTGGTGGAGTACTAA